One Streptomyces sp. 1331.2 genomic window, CGCCCGCACCACCGCGGAGGCGGAGGACGCCGTGGAGCGCCTGGTCGCCGCGGGTGCCCGGCGAGACCAACTCGTCGAGCTGGCAGCCGACTTCACCAAGCTGTCCGAGGCCGCGATGCTGGCCGGCACGGTCGTCAAGCACTACCCGGCACTGGACCTGCTGGTGAACAACGCCGCCGCGATGGCACCCGAACGCTGCACCCTCACCGACGACGGCAACGAGGTCTCGCTGCAGGTCAACTTCCTGGCCGCGCACCTGCTGGCGAAGCTGCTGCGCGCCCCGCTGTCGGCGGCCGGCGACGCCCGGATCGTCAACGTCTCCTCCTCCCTGCACCGCACCGCCTCGATGAACTGGTCGGATCCGCACCGGGTGAAGAGGTACTCGCGGGTCGCCGCGTACGCGCAGTCGCAGCTCGCGCTGACCATGGCGACCGCGGACATGGCCCCGGCCGGCTCCGGCATCACCGCCGTCAGCGTCAACCCGGGCCTGTGCGACACCGCGCTGCTGCCGCTGTACGGGCGGGTCGGCGCGCCGGCCGCCGAGGGCGCGGCGGCCGTGGTGCGGCTCTGCCTGCCGGAGACGGCCGTCGCGAACGGCGCGTACTTCGACGGTGGCGTCATCGCACCGACCGCGGCCGTCGCTCAGGAGGAGCGCTCGCTGAAGCGGCTGGCCAGGCTCGCCGACCAGCTGGTCGGCCAGGCGGCCTGAACCGTCCCGAACCTCCCGCGTTCCGAGAGAAAGAGCACGATGTCCAAGCGCGCCCGTAAGAAGAAGGCCCGGCGTCAGAAGAAGGCGAACCACGGCCGCAAGCCCGGGCAGTAACCCGACAGACCCACCCGGTGCCGCGTGCCACCGGCACCGGGTGCACACCTTCGGCCCCTGAGGCCCGCCGTCCGGCTGTGCGGACCGGCGACGCCTCGGGGGCCGAGTCGTTGTACGGGGCGTCAAGATCGCATCAAGGTCGATGCTGCCGACATCAAGGGTGTGTAGGAAGCGGAGGACGGTGCCCCGGGGGGCTCCACGATCGTCAGTATCACGATCGAGGAGCCAGGAATGCCAGAAACCACTGTTCCGACCGTAGCGGCCGAGCCCGAGCCGCCGGACACCGGCGTGGGCGACGAGCGGCACCGGCTCAGTGCGCTCGGCGGGCTGGCGGCGCTCTCGCTGGACGCGATGGCCTCGGTCGCGTACGGGCCGGAGTCGATCGTCCTGGTGCTGGCCGCGGCCGGCGCGTACGGGCTGGGCTTCACGCTGCCGGTGACCGTGGCGATCGCCGTGCTGCTGGCGGTGCTGGTGGCCTCCTACCGGCAGGTGATCGCGGCGTTCCCGGACGGCGGCGGCTCCTACGCGGTCGCCAAGGCGCACCTGGGCCGTCGGACGGCGCTGACCGCGGCCGCCTCGCTGGTGATCGACTACGTGCTGAACGTCGCGGTCTCGGTCACGGCCGGCGTGGCCGCGCTCACCTCGGCCGTGCCGGGCCTCTACGACCAGCGGGTCTGGCTCTGCCTGGGCGTGCTCGCGCTGGTGACCCTGGTGAACATGCGCGGGATAGCCGAGTCGGCGCGCTGGTTCATGGCACCGACGGCGGTCTTCGTGCTGTCGATCCTGGCGATCATCGTGGTCGGCCTGTTCCGGGACGGTCCGGCCAGCACCGCGGCGGCCGCCGGGCACGCCTCGTCGCTCGCCGAGAACGCCACCACCGTGGGCGCGCTGCTGCTGCTCAAGTCCTTCGCGGCCGGCTGCTCCGCGCTGACCGGCGTGGAGGCGGTGGCCAACGCCGTCCCCTCCTTCCGTACCCCGCGGGTCAAGCGCGCCCAGCACACCGAGGTCGCGCTCGGTGCGCTGCTCGGCGTGATGTTGATCGGGCTGGCCGTGCTGATCGGGCGCTTCCACCTGCAGCCGGTCGAGGGCGTCACGGTGCTCGCCCAGCTCGCCGACGCCTCGCTCGGCCACGGCGCCGGCTTCTACGTCGTCCAGTTCGCCACCGTGGTCCTGCTCGGCCTGGCCGCCAACACCTCCTTCGGCGGCCTGCCGGTGCTGCTCGACCTGCTCGCCCGGGACAACCACCTCCCGCACGTGTTCGCGCTGCGCGCCGACCGCCAGGTGTACCGGTACGGCGTGCTGTTCCTGGCCGCGGTGTCGGCGGCGCTGCTGGTCGGCTCCGGCGGGGACGTCAACAGCCTGGTACCGCTGTTCTCGATCGGCGTCTTCGTCGGGTTCACCATCTGTCAGGTCGGCATGGTCCGGCACTGGTTCCTGCACCGGCCGGACGGCTGGCGGTGGAAGGCCGCGCTGAACGGCTTCGGCGCCATGCTCACCGGTGTCGCCACCCTGGTCGTCACCGGCACCAAGTTCACCGAGGGCGCCTGGGGCATCGTGATCGCCCTGCCCCTGCTGGTGGTGTTGTTCGAGGCGGTCCACCGCAGCTACGGGCGGATCGGCGAGCGGCTGGAGCTGGGCCGGGTGCCCGGCCCGGTGACCCGTCAGCGGAGCCTGGTCGTCGTCCCGGTGACGGCGATCACCCGGCTCACCCGGGACGGCCTGTCGGCGGCGCTCTCGCTCGGCGACGAGGTCATGGCGGTCACCGTGGTGCACGAGCCGACCGCGGCCGAGGCGCTGCGCCGGGACTGGGAGCTGTGGCAGCCGGGCGTCCCGCTGATGGAGATCCCGGACGACCACCGGCGCCTGGGGCGGCCGATCGCCGACTTCGTCAACGAGCTCGGGTCGGAGCACGCCTACGACCGGCTGACCGTGCTGATCCCCGAGGTGGAGCCCGCCCGCTGGTGGCAGCGGGCGCTGCAGAACCGGCGCGGCGCCGTGATCGACCGCGCGCTGCGCCGGCACACCGACGCGGTGGTCTGCCGGCTGCGGATGCGGATGTGAGCAGGTGAGAGCTGCGCCGGCAGGCCTCATCGAAGCCGTCGGGGGGCCGCTTCCGGGCCAGGATCGGCGACCAGGACCTGCCTGACCGACCACGAGGACCAGAAGACGCTTGGCGTGTGGACCGTCGACGGCTCCGCCGAGCAGCAGTGGACGATCTCCCGCTGAGGTGGTGCCAAGGCTGCGTCAAGACGGCCGTCAGCCGCGTCAAGGAACCGTCAGGGTAGGCGGACGGGTGTTCGGCCGCACCTAGTGTGAGCTGCGAGGAAACGGTTCGCTGCCCGGGCGTGGGGCCTGGCGGCGGACCGTTTGCCGAACCCCGACTCCCGGCGGGTTCCTCCGGGGAAGGTTCGGCGGCCAGTGAAAAACAGGGGGAGGGGGCGCGCGGCGATGCCAACGGGAACGTCGGGCGGTACGGCTGTCATGGGGAGAACGGTCGCGTCGGACACGGCGCGACAAGAGCCAGCCGCACCACCTCCCGCACCGCGCGCCCCCCGGCTCCGGCCCGGAAGCTCCTGGCGCAGCCGGGACTGGTGGAACACACCGCGCCTGGTGCGCGGGCTCACCGGCCTCTGCCTCGGGGCGCTGATCGTCGCCGGCACGGTGACCGCCGGCGTCCTGGGCGGGGCCCGGGACGGCACGGACGTCATCGGCCACCAGGCCGCCCCGCAGGTGGTGCGCTCGGCGGACCTGTACTTCGCGCTCAACGACATGGACGCCCAGGCCGCCAACCTGCTGCTGTTCGGCGCCGACCCGGACTACACGGCGCTGCGCAAGGAGACCCTGGACAGCTACGAACAGCGGCGCGCCCAGGCCGACACCGACCTCCAGCGCGTCACGGAAGCGGTGGCCGGCGACCAGGGCGGGCAGCGGGCCGTGCAGACCGTCATCGGCGAACTCGGCCGCTACGAGGCCCTGGTGGCCCGCGCCCAGCTACTGGAGGACCAGGCCCACGCTCCGGCCGGCCGCCCCTCGGCGGACGCCCTCGCGGCCTACCGGCAGGCCACCGACCTGCTGCGCCAGCACCTGCTGCCCGCCGTCGACGACGTGACCAAGGCCAACACGGCCGTCGTGGAACGCAACTACACCGACCAGCGCGACGCCCTGGCCGGCGGCTGGTGGTGGATCCTGCTCACCGGTCTGCTCGCCCTGGCCGGGCTCGGGCTGCTGCAGCGGCTGCTGGCTGTGCGGTTCCGGCGGCTGGTGAACGTGCCCCTTGCCGTCACCACGGTGCTCACCGCGGTCGGCCTGGCCACCGCGCTGACGCTGGCCTCCCGTGCGGACCACCACCTGGTGGTCGCCAAGAGCAACTCCTTCGACTCGGTGATCGCCCTCAGCCGGGCGCGCGCGGTCGCGTACGACCTCAACGCCGACGAGAGCCGCTACCTGACCGACCCCGCCCGGGCCGCCGCCTACGAGCAGAGCTTCCTCGACAAGACCCAGTCCCTCGCCCGGATCGACGGTGCCACGCTCGCCACGTACAACGACCGGCTCGCCGCACTGGCCGACAAGCACCGGGCCGACACCGGCCAGGTCGGCTTCGGCGGGTACCTCGGCGACGAACTGCGCAACATCACCTTCGCCGGAGAACAGGACGCGGCGGAGCGGGTGCTGGCCGCCTTCCAGCAGTACCAGCGCGACGACCGTAAGATCCGCGAACTGAACGCCCAGGGCAAGCTCAAGGAGGCCGTCACCTTCAACACGGGCCTCAACCCTGGCCAGTCCAATGCGGACTTCGGCGTGCTCAGCGCCGCACTGGAGGACAACCAGGCGATCAACCAGGGCGCCTTCGAGGGAGCGGTCGCCGACGGCGACGACGACCTCGACACCACCACCGCGGGCCTGGGTGCGGCCGTGTCGGCGGTGGTGCTCGCGCTGACCGCGCTGGGCGTGCGGCCGCGCCTGCGCGAGTTCGCCTGACCACAGTGTGGCGCGGGCTTGTGCCCAGTGATTCTGCCCTGCCACTCCCCGCTAATGCTCCGATAAGATGACCGCAGGTGTGCCGGGAAGCCTGGTCGGCGCGGGGGATGACTGCGGCGATCGGCGGCGGTGACCCCGGTCCTTGCGATGGGGTCATTTCCGCTGATGCACGTTGTGGCGATCGTTCTCGTCCTGGTGGTCCTGGCCACGACCGTGGCCACCTTCGCCGGGCGCCTGCGGGTGCCCGCGCCGTCGCTGCTGGTCCTGGCGGGCATCGGGGTGGCGCTGATACCCGGCGTCCCCGCCCTGCACATCCCGCCGCAGGTGATCGGCATGGTCGTCCTGCCGCCGCTGCTGTACGCCTCCGCCGAGGAGCTGTCGCTGCGGGACCTGCGCACGGTGTGGCGGCCGGTGACGATCCTCTCCTTCGGTCTCGTCTTCGCCTCCGCCGCCGCCGTCGGTTTCGCGGCCGTCGCCGTCGCCGGACTGCCGCCCGCGATGGCCTTCGTGCTCGGCGCCGTGCTCTCCAGCACCGACCCGGTGGCCGTCACCGCGCTCGGCCGCCGACTGGCCCTGCCGGGACGGCTCCAGGTGCTGGTGCAGGCGGAGAGCCTGTTCAACGACGCCACCTCGCTCGTCCTGTTCAAGGTGGCCGTCGGGATCGCGGTGGCCGTCGGCGCCTCGGTGAGCGTGCCGGCGGCGGGCGGGGAGTTCCTGCTGCTCGGCGGGGGCGGCAGCGTGGTCGGCGCCGCCGTCGCGGGCCTGGTGTGGCTGGTGCGCCGCCGCACCACCGACCCGGTGCTGGAGACGGTGATCGCGCTGGTCACCCCGTACGCGGCGTACGTCCTCGCGGAGTCCGCGCACACGTCCGGCGTCACCTCGGTCGTGGTCGCCGGGGTGCTGCTCGGGCGCTCCGGGCACCGGCTCACCGACGCGCACATCCGGCTGCAGCTGCACGCCGTGTACGCGGTGGTGGTGTTCCTGCTGGAGAGCATCGTCTTCTCCATCGTCGGCCTGGAACTGCCCACCCTGGTCAGGGAGCTGCCCCCGGGCACCGGCTGGTGGCCGCTGCAGGCGCTCGCGCTGGCCGCCGTCCTGATCGCGGTGCGGGTCCTCTCCACCCTGCCGCTGACCCGCGCCGTCAAACCCAGCCAGGGCCGCGGGCGGCTCTCCTGGCGGGTCGCCGGGGTGGTCACCTGGGCCGGCACCCGCGGCGTCATGCCCCTCGCCGCGGCCCTGTCCATCCCGCTGCTCGCCGACGACGGCACCAAGCTCACCGGACGGCCCCTGGTCCTGGTGCTGACCACCGCCGTCGTCGTGTTCACCCTCGTCGTCCAGGGCTTGACCCTCGCAGCCGTCGTCAACCGCTCCGGCCTCGCCCTCGAACCCGAACACACCGCCCGCGAGGAGGACGACACCCGCGACGCCCTCAACCGCGCCGCCCTCCACCACGTCGAGAACCTCGCCGAACTGGAAGCCGTCCCCGACACCGCCCTCGACCGCGTACGCCGCGCCCTCACCGCCCGCCTCGACCGCACCCCCGAAACCCCCGACGGCACCACCGCCGACGCCGCCTACCGCCAGCTGCGCCACGAGGTCATCGCCGTCCAGAGCACCGAACTGCACCGCCTCTACGACGAGCACCGGATCAGCGACACCACCCGCCGCCGGCTCCAGCACGACCTAGACCGGGAGGAAGCCGCCCTCGGTACCCCGTGACACCGCCGGCGTCGACCGGGCACACCGGGAGGGGGACTCACCGGTGACGGCCCGGAGGAGCCGTTCGGCGGTCCCCGCTCCACCTGGGGCGCCCGGCCGGCCTCCGGCGCCGTGGCAGTGGACCAGCCTGCCTCAGTGTGCGGAGGCGGCCGTCTCCGGGGTGCTCGCCCGGGTGACGGGGGCCGCGGTGGCCGGCTTCGGGTTGAGAAGCCGTAGGGAGTGGACGGGGGAATGCGCGGACTCACGCGAATGCCACGGGCCAGGTGGCAGACGCCCACACCGTGACGCCCGAGGTATGTGTCGCCGCCATAGAGATGGCACTTCGTCCTCCGTAGCGTGTCGCGCACTGGAGCCGAACGAGGAGGAGTGACCGCATGCGGAGGAACGGACGTGGTGGGCGGAGACGTCTGGGCTGGCTGCTCGCGAGCGTACTGGCGCTGATCGGTGCGGCCGTTCCGGCGGGGTCGGCCTCGGCGGCGGTGCCGTCCAACCTGACGCTGGAGGCGACCTACAGCAGTGTCGCCAACGGCTGGGACCGCGTCGAGCGCTACCTCGACACCACCCCCGGCTTCCGCCAGGAGCAGTATCCGCCGGACGGCCGCGGCAACCAGGACGGCCAGCGGCTCACCTTCTTCGGCGGCGTCAAGCAGCCCTTCTCCGGCCGTTTCCTGCTCTACTCCGCGCCGGGCTGGAACACCGGAGCGCACCAGGTCCCGGTGCTGCTGGTGCACGGTGCCAACGACAATCCGGACCGGGCCTGGGCCAACCCCGGCGAGTCCGGCGGCTACGGCTGCGGCGCCGCCTCCTGCCCGGGCACCGGGCTGATGCAGACGCTGGCCGGGCAGGGCTACCGGGTCTTCGCGATCGGCTTCGCGCACAAGCAGGGCGACAACCTGATGCAGGCTCAGGAGGTCGGCGACGCGGTCGCGTTGATCCGCGCCAAGCTCGGTGTCCCGCGGGTGGACGTGGTGGGCTGGAGCAAGGGCGAGATGTCGGCCCGGGCCTACGTTTCCTCGGTCAAGCCCGCCTGGGGCCGCCCGTACGCGGGCGACGTGCGCAAGCTGATCACGCTCGGCGGTCCGAACGGTGGCTACGACTATCCCTTCGCGCACGGCTGGGCGCACGACTTCTCGATCTGGCCGCAGTGCGGTGGTGCGGTCAACGCCCCCTCCCCGCAGCTGCACATGACCTGCTACGGCACCTACACCGCGCACCCGGAGTTCTCCTTCACACCGACGAGCGGCTACGACGACTACCCGGGGCAGCGGCAGATGCTGGCCCGCTGGGACTCGGCCTTCGGCGTCGACCAGACTCAGCAGGACTGGTACACGACCTACTACGGCGGGCAGGGCTTCTACACCGACGGCGGCGGCATCCAGGCCGCGATCGACGCCGGCTCGCTGATCGCCCCGCTGCACCAGGCCGGGGTGCCCTCCTCGGTCACGGCGTACCTGCTGGCCGGCGGCACGCCCAACGTCCTCGGGATCTTCAACGAGGACCGTGGCCCGAGCGACGGCGTGGTCTTCGTGGCCAGTGCGCTGGACACCACCGGTTTCGGCACCGTCGGCGGCACCACGCTGATCGCCTCGGCCAACCACCTGGAACTCGGCTGGGACAGCGCGGCGAGCGCGCAGGTCGCCGGCTGGCTGAACTGAGGAGATCCGGATGATCACCGATCGACTGGTAGCCACCGACCGGCTGACCGTGAACTACGCCGAGGTCGAGGGCCGGACCGGGGAGCCCGTGGTCCTGGTGCACGGCAACGTCTCCTCCGGCGTCTTCTGGCACTCGACGATGGCCGAACTCCCGCCGCGATACCGGCCGTTGGCGCCCGACCTGCGCGGCTTCGGCGGCAGCGAGCCGCTGCCGGTGGACGCCACCCGGGGTCTGCGCGACCACAGCGAGGACCTGCTTTCCTTCGTGGCGGAACTGGCACTCGGCCCGGTGCACCTGGTCGGCTGGAGCATGGGCGGCGGCGTGGTGCTGCAACTGCTGCGCGACCGGCCGGAGCTGGTCCGCTCGCTCACCCTGGTCAACCCGGTCTCCCCGTACGGCTTCGGCGGCACCCACGGGGTGGACGGACGGCTCAACTCGCCCGACGGAGCGGGCTCCGGCGCCGGCGGTGCGGCCCCCGAGTTCGTCCGGTTGCTGCGCGAGGGCGAGCCGGGCACCGGGTCGCCGTTCGCGCCGCGCTCGGTGCTGGACACCGCCTACGTCAGCGAGCCGCTCGCGGAGCCGGACCGCTATGTGGCGGCGATGCTGACCACCCGGACCGGCGAGGACCACTACCCGGGCGACAGCCGTACCAGCGAGGCCTGGCCGGGCTTCGGACCCGGCGAACGCGGGGTGCTCAACTCGATGGCGCCGACCCACTTCCGGATCGACGACCTGGAAGTGGTCGAGCCGAAGCCGCCGATCCTGTGGATCCGCGGCACGGCCGACGTGATCGTCTCCGACGCCTCGCTCTTCGACCTGGCCCACCTGGGGGCCATCGGTGCGGTTCCGGGCTGGCCCGGCGCGGACACGTGCCCGGCGCAGCCGATGGTGGCGCAGACCCGCGCCGTGCTGGACCGCTACGCCGCCGCGGGCGGCCGGGTGCGCGAGGTCGCGGTCGAAGGTGCCGGGCACAGCGTGCAGTTGGAGCGCCCGAAGGAGTTCCTGGCGGCGCTGGTGGAGACGCTGGGCGGGACGTGAGCACCTTGACGTCGGCGGTGTCGGCGGCGTCGGCGGCGTCGTTCCGGGGGGGGCGGGTCGTGTGAGCCCGCCGCACCGGACGGATCGTCAAGTGGTGTGCTCGACAGTGCAATGGCTTGGCCAACCTTGTCCCTGATCCTCTTGCCCAAGCCATGACAGGCGGCTCATCCTGAACTGCCACCCGTCAACGGCCGCCCCCACGGCCTTCGTTGGCGTGTGCGCTCCTGATCGTCCCCTCACGAAGGAGCCCAGCATGCGCAGATTCGTGATCCGCCTCGCCATTCTTGCCTCCGCGGCCACCACACTGGCCGCCCCCGCCGCCCCGACCGCCGCGGCGGCCGCCCAGGGGCTCGCGTTCCGCCCGCTGCAGTACAACACCAACGGCTACAACTGGGGCGGCTACGCAGCGACCGGCAGTGGCTTCAGTTCGGTCTCGGCGTCCTGGACCGAGCCAAATGCGACCTGCAACTCCACCAACGACCTCTACGCCCCGTGGGTCGGCATCGACGGGTACGGCTCCTCCAGCGTGGAGCAGACCGGGGTGGCCACCGACTGCTCCAGCGGCAGCCCCGTCGACCAGGCCTGGTACGAGATGTACCCGGCGAGCCCGGTCTACCTGAGCCAGAGTTCGTACCCGGTGTCGGCCGGCGACCACATCACCGCCTCGGTGACCTACGTCGGAAGCAACCGGTACACCCTCAAGCTGACCGACTCCTCACGGGGCTGGACCTACACCACCACCAAGTCCACCAGCGCCCAGCGGACCAGCGCCGAGGTCATCATCGAGTCGCCGACCGGCGCCTACCCCGACTTCGGGACGCTGACCTTCACTTCGGCCACCGTCAACGGCAGGTCCCTCGGCTCCGCCGGGCCGGTCGCCCTCGACCCCAGCTCCAACGGCGCCTACGAGGCCACCACCGGCGGCCTGGGCTCCAGCGGCACCAGCTTCACCGAAACGTTCCTCCAGGAGTAGCGACCCTGGGTGCCGGGGCGGGCGGATTGCCACCCGCCTGCCCCGGCACCGCCCCCCTTCGCCGGGTCGGGCGAGACCGACGGCGGCCGGCCCACCGTAGGGGGGCCGCCGCTTCAGCGCGCCGGGCCCGGGGGTGCGGCGGCGGAGCCGTGGACCCGGTCGGTCGGGTTCTCGACGTCGAGGGACGGCGTCGGCGCGGGGGCCGGCGTGGCAGCCACGGGAGGTGGAGTCGCGGTGCGGGACGGCGCCGTGGCGGCCGGGGCCGTCCGGGGCGGTGCGGGGGCGGCCGTGCCCGGGGCTGCCGGAAGAGCCGGCGAAGGTGCCGTCGTGGTGGCCGGTCCGGTGCCGGCCGTCGTCGGGGCTGCCGTCGAAGGCGGTGCCGTGACGGTGCTGGTGGGGGCCGCGGGCGGGCCGGGAGGCTGGTTGCCGCCCTTGCCCGGGTCGCAGGCCGAGGCGGTACCGAGCGCGGTGAGGACGAGGACGGCGATCCCCGCGGCTCTGTGTCGGTGCATGCGGCAGGATCTCCCGGTTGTGGCGGACGGTGTGGCCATGGGACGGGATCCGGACGGAACCGGTTCCCCGGGCCTGGCCCCGACCCTCCCCGATCGGCGCTGCCTCGACCGGGTGCGGCCGGTCGGCATTCCGTTGTCCTGAACTGATTTCACAGAATTGGTTTTAATCACTCGTTATGCCAATTCCCTTCCCAGCGTGCCATTTCACCGGCCAGGCTTCGATCTGCTCAAGTCGGGGTGCGCGATCGCGCACCCCGGATGCCCAGGGAGGACGCACCCGTGCCGAACAGGCAACGACGACGGCTGCTCATGAGCGCCGTCACGCTCACCGCTCTCGGCCTGACCACCACTCAGGCCCTCGCCGCACCCGCCGCACCGTCCGCAGCCCAGCCGGTCCCGGTGCAGCACCTGACCGAGATCGGTCAGAAGCACGCCCAGAAGGTCAAGGGCAAGTCGGCAGCCGGCCAGGCCGTCTCCGCCAAGGCGTTCTCCGCCAAGGCCGAGTCCGGCGGGGACGAGGGCGACGAGGCGGAGAACTCCGCCGAGGGCACCGCGCAGTACACCGAGGCGCGCACCGCCCCCGGCGTGGTCGCTCCCGGTGCCTACGGCGCGGCGTGGGCGCAGCTGCAGTCGCTGCCGCACACCGGCGGTTCCTGGGACCACGTGACGAACAAGCCGTACAACGGCGACGACCCGCGCTACCGGGACGTCAACTCCAACTCCAGCGGTGGTGCCGGCTTCGTCACCGGCCGGATCACCGGCCTCGCGGCCGACAGCGACGGGTACGTCTACGCGGGCGGCGCCAACGGCGGGGTGTTCCGCTCCCGCACCGGCGGCGGGCACTGGGAGGCGATCGCCGACAGGCTGCCCACGCTGTCCACCGGCACCCTGAACCTCGACGGCGGCGGCCGGCTCTGGTACGCCACCGGCGAGTCCAACACCGGCGCGACCTCGTACGTCGGCACCGGCGTGTACGTCCTCGCGGACCCCAAGCACGGCGAGTTCCAGCCGGGCAACCGGGTCGGCGGCGCCGAGCTGGAGTCCACCACGATCCACCAGCTGCGCTTCGCCGGGGACAAGGTGTGGGCGGCCACCAACCGTGGCGTGTGGAGCCACTCCACCACCACGCTCTCGGGCCCGTGGACGCTGGAGTTCGCGCCCAACCCCGACTACCTGCCGGGCGGTTCGAAGGCGGGCGACCCGAGCGCGCCGTACAAGAACATCGCCAACGACGTCGCGATCGACCCCAAGGACCCGTCCAAGGTGATCCTGGCGGTCGGCTGGCGCGGCGGCGACACCTACAACGGCTTCTACGGCAAGGCCGCGGACGGCAGCTGGCAGCGCGTCGCCTCGCTCGGCGACCTGCCGACCGACGCCGCGAACGTCGGCAACGTGACCTTCGCCCGCTCGGCGGACGGCTCGCGCTACTACGCCATCGACCAGTCCCCGGACGTCATGGCGCACGACCCCGACACGGGCCTCAAGGGCATCTACGTCTCCACGTCCGGCTCCCCGTCCGGCCCGTGGACGCTGATCGCGGACAAGGACAAGCTCAAGGGCTCCGGCTCCGCGCTGCAGGACGACGGCTACCAGCCCGGCATCCAGTCCTGGTACAACCAGTTCCTCCAGGTCGACCCGGCGAACCCGGACCACGTCTGGGCGGGCCTGGAGGAGGTCTTCGAGACCACCGACGGCGGCGCCAAGTGGGCCACCATCGCCCCGTACTGGAACAACCCGTTCCCGTGCTGGAGCATCGACCCGGCCAAGCAGACCGGTGACTGCTCGCCGACCACGCACTCCGACCAGCACGCCGTCGCCGTCGGCAGCAGCCACGGCCAGGCCTCGGTGTACGTGGGCAACGACGGTGGCATCTACACCCGTCCGGTCAACGGTCAGCTGGACGC contains:
- a CDS encoding glycosyl hydrolase — its product is MPREDAPVPNRQRRRLLMSAVTLTALGLTTTQALAAPAAPSAAQPVPVQHLTEIGQKHAQKVKGKSAAGQAVSAKAFSAKAESGGDEGDEAENSAEGTAQYTEARTAPGVVAPGAYGAAWAQLQSLPHTGGSWDHVTNKPYNGDDPRYRDVNSNSSGGAGFVTGRITGLAADSDGYVYAGGANGGVFRSRTGGGHWEAIADRLPTLSTGTLNLDGGGRLWYATGESNTGATSYVGTGVYVLADPKHGEFQPGNRVGGAELESTTIHQLRFAGDKVWAATNRGVWSHSTTTLSGPWTLEFAPNPDYLPGGSKAGDPSAPYKNIANDVAIDPKDPSKVILAVGWRGGDTYNGFYGKAADGSWQRVASLGDLPTDAANVGNVTFARSADGSRYYAIDQSPDVMAHDPDTGLKGIYVSTSGSPSGPWTLIADKDKLKGSGSALQDDGYQPGIQSWYNQFLQVDPANPDHVWAGLEEVFETTDGGAKWATIAPYWNNPFPCWSIDPAKQTGDCSPTTHSDQHAVAVGSSHGQASVYVGNDGGIYTRPVNGQLDAGGHAKDWKSLNDGTIDTLQYYSVGVGKDPADRSGKGVIVSGGLQDNGESILRAHDKVMGSDFGGDGADTIVDPANGCNIAEEYVYLDMWVTQNCAVNDGSWTKDPSKATSYEVAPPDKDLGGAGARFIAPITADPKNGDTWIAGGRHVWVQHKGYAIRSGSEWTPAYDLGEGHVATAVATVNGTVYAGWCGPCNNVGFSRGIAVGKTDGTGWHQLNLPVDGTLPNRYVSSFAVDENDAQHVFVSFSGFSRSWTEGPGAGIGHLFETHDGGTSWTDVSANLPDVPATSIKLLPNGGLALGTDLAAFYRAPGTSDFRVLGKGLPTTSVQQLKIGPDGKLYAATFGRGVWSFDLRRLGHGRYDETDD